The proteins below come from a single Balaenoptera musculus isolate JJ_BM4_2016_0621 chromosome 1, mBalMus1.pri.v3, whole genome shotgun sequence genomic window:
- the SPATA45 gene encoding spermatogenesis-associated protein 45, with protein sequence MASVNRTSEIIKKLKADKHLLEEINERRESNCLVERSNQVSLLRVQKRHFNGAYKSLTHAQIKETVPDSGRSSWVKLSPLVHKEKRHFPLKIVDMEAKRGTVLLKLALKTEDLVS encoded by the exons ATGGCATCTGTAAACAGAACcagtgaaataattaaaaaacttaAAGCAGACAAACATCTCCTGGAGGAGATAAACGAAAGGCGTGAATCCAACTGCTTGGTGGAAAGAAGCAATCAAGTCAGCTTACTGAGAGTTCAAAAGAGGCATTTCAATGGTGCCTACAAGTCCCTTACTCATGCCCAAATCAAAGAAACTGTTCCTGACAGTGGCAGGAGCTCTTGGGTCAAACTGAGTCCCCTTGTTCACAAGGAGAAAAGGCACTTTCCACTAAAAA TTGTAGATATGGAGGCCAAAAGAGGGACAGTCTTACTTAAACTTGCCTTAAAAACAGAAGACTTGGTGTCTTAg